DNA sequence from the Sulfurimonas sediminis genome:
AGCATAGGAACAATCTGTACTTTTGCTCTTTTATCTGGTTTACTGCGTTTAAGTATTTCTCTTTTTATAGCGTCTTTTACAGCGTAGAACGGAAATTCTCCTTCAAGTGAACAGGCAAGATTGTTTTCATTTATCATTTTTAAAAAATCTGCTGCATAGCTCACAGCTTCCAGTCCACCAATGTTTAAAACAGGAACGCCATGAATAATGTAGAGATTGATGACATCTTCATTTTCCTTGCGTATCTGCTCATCAAGGGATTTGAGGTAGAGCGAGGTCTCTTTTGTTTTTTGTAAGAGCGGGTTGGTGTAGCGGATGTTTGCCAAAGAAAATTCGCGAAACCCTTTGACCATTCTCATAAGCACTTCATGTTCATCTGTCGGAAAGATATTGACACTCACGACTATGTAGCGTTTGTAGCCTTGCATATCGACATCTGCCATCACCTGAGGAAGATTTTTATAAACTTCCCCTTTTTTTGCCAACTCTTTAATGACCATTTTTGAAGAAAATGCCGTAAAAACAGGAATCTCTTGAAATGAATCTTGAATAAACTTCTCAAATGCTAAATATTTCTCTTGCTCTATTACCGAACCAAAACAAGAGAGAATAATTGCCGTGCCTTTGCTATAATGTCTGTATCGTTTCATAAAACTTCTTTTTGCAAAATTATAACTTTTTTTGGGATAATATAAGAGGGAATTTTGTAAAATTAAGTGTTCCTGCCTTTCTTAAGGCAGGACAATCAGAACTTTAGGAGAACCTATGAAAAGGTTTTTATTAAAGATTCACTTTAAGCTTGGCAGTTTTAAAGTGAGCTTTACGGTGAAGAAGCATTAGCTTCTTTGCCACTCCTAATTGTTCTGATATTATACCAAAAAAAATGAAAAAATGAAAAACAAAAAAGCATTATTAATCTCTGCAATCGCATCCAATCAAGGAAAAACAGTGCTTACTATGGCACTTTTGCACCATTACAAAAAAAGTGTTTGCCCTTTTAAATGTGGGCCAGATTTTATAGACCCACAGTTTCATGAACGCATAGCCAAGACCCCTTCTGTAAATCTTGATGGATATATGATGAATCAAGAGCAGTTACAATGGATTTTTAGTCGCTATTTTGACAAGGAAGTTGCTGTTATTGAGGGTGTTATGGGTTACTATGACGGTATGGACAAAGGGGCTAGTGCGTATGATGTAGCGAAGTCTTTACATGTAAACACTTTATTGCTACTTGATGGTGGTGGCAGTTATATAACAGTTGCCGCAGTGCTTCAGGGGATGCTCTCTTTTCGCAATGACAATACCATTAAAGCTATTATATTGAACAATATCTCATCTGTCATGCACTATGAACTTGTTAAAAAGCATATAGAAGCGGAATGTGCGGGCATTGTTGTGTGTGGCTGGATACAAAAAGGGTTAGAAACTTTAGAAGCTACACATTTGGGTCTTGATTTAAAAGAGTTGGATTCTTCTGCCATAGAAGAGGTTTCAAAAGAGGTGTTAGAACATATTGAAATTGAGAAGTTAGAGTCTGTTATGCAAACTGTTTTAGAGGACGTGAGTGATTATCCTTTTAAAAAAATTGTGCAAAAAGATGAAAAATGTGTGCTTGTAAAAGATGAAAATTTCTCTTTTATTTATCATGACAATATAAAATTTTTACAAGAGATATACAAAGAAGTAGAACTAATCAGCAGCACAAAGGATGAAAAAATCCCCAGTGATGCAGATGTCGTCATATTGCCAGGTGGCTATGTAGAGACAGATGCACATTATAAGAATATAAAAAACTCTTTAGCATTTAAAAATTCTTTGCAAGAACATGCCAAAACAAAAAAAATCTATGCAGAGTGCGCAGGACTCATCTATCTTGGCAAAGTCTGTGATGAAAAAAAAATGAGCGAAATTTTGCCCATAACATTCACGCTAACAAACAAACGAGAGCGTTTGGGTTACTATAAATGTGAGTTGGGTGATGAACCTGTAAAAGGGCACGCTTTTCATTATACAAAAATCACTCAAGCACCAAAAACCGATATAAAACTCTATAAGATTTCAAAAAAAAGCGCAAAAGAGGGCGGCTACAGACAAGATAATATTTTTGCGACCTATCTGCATACGATGTGGCGAGTGAATTTTCCGCCTTACATGTAAAGTACAGATTCTTCTAAAAGCTTTTCTCTCTCCCAGCCAAGTGTTTTGAGTTCACTCTCTTTATAAAACTCATCAACATAGCCCACGCAAAGATAAGCGATGAGATGGGAGTTCTTGTTTACATGTAAAGCTTCGAGAACTTTTTTTTCATCAAGTATGCTTACCCAACCAATCCCTATGTTTAACGCCCTTGCCAGAAGCCACATGTTTTGCACCGCACATACCACACTGTACTCACCCATTTTTTGCATGCTTGTCATCCCTAAAACAGCTTCTTTTTTTGGTTCATACAGCACGGCAATGTTGATGGGAGCTTCTTGTATGCCTTCTAATTTTAAGTTTTTATAGAGGTTTTTGTCTTTAAAAATCTCTTTTGCTTTGGCATTTTGTGTTTCAAAGTTTTCTATGATGGAGTTTTTTATCTGTATCTTTGATGATAATAAATTTCCAAGGTTGTGAATAACCTACAGAAGGAGCGCTAATACCAGCTTCAAGAATCATCTGTAATTTTTCTTCTTCTATTGGTTTGGAAATAAACCTGTTACCCCGAACATCTCGCCGAGCTTTTATAATGTTTAAAAGTTTGTGTGCATCATCTTTTGTAAAGTTCATACGCAATTATACTGTGTTATAATCTTTTTAAAAAAAAAGAAGAGCCATAATGGATTTTAAATTAGAAGAACCACCAATCAATATCGGTGCCGATATTAGTGAAAAATCTTTTGAGATGATAGAAGCTGAGATAGTAAATTATCCAAAATACCACACTTTTGATGTAAATGAAAAGGCACTTATTGATAGACTTATTCACACAACAACCTGCTTTAATGAAGTGATAGACAATATCTACTTTAGTAAAAATGCAATGCTCAAACTCAAAGACCTACTGCAAAACAGAGCCAAACTCATTGTCGATACCAACATGATTCGTTCGGGGCTTAGTCAGTTTTATCTGGATAAATATGAAAATGAAGTGATTTGTTATGTTAATGAGCCTGAAGTTTTTGAATTGGCAGAAAAAAATGGTACAACTCGCTCATATGCAGCAGTAGAGTTGGCGATACAAAAGTTTAAAGAGCAACCGATGGTGCTGGCATGTGGCAATGCTCCTACTTTTATCTATGCGGCTATAAACACACTCATAAAGGAGAAGGTAAATTTGGACAATGTTATCTTACTACTCTTTCCTGTCGGGTTTGTGAATGTTGTCGAGTCAAAAGAGTACGGCAGAAAATTTTTGGAACATTTCAACGCAGAGGGTATAATTTTACAGGGTAGATACGGAGCTTCGACAATGGTTGTTGCCTCTTTACACGCAGCCTATAAACTCATAAAAGATTTTGACACCGGACAAGGAAAATATAATGGCAAGTAGTTTGACAAATTCACATGCAAGCTCTACATACGGGTCTAATCCTGTGAAAAAAGGAGAAGTGCGTTTCAACGAAATGGGGAGTGAAGTGGTCGAGGGTTATACATGTAAACCCAAAGATTATGATCCAAATCGCCCGATA
Encoded proteins:
- a CDS encoding precorrin-8X methylmutase; translated protein: MDFKLEEPPINIGADISEKSFEMIEAEIVNYPKYHTFDVNEKALIDRLIHTTTCFNEVIDNIYFSKNAMLKLKDLLQNRAKLIVDTNMIRSGLSQFYLDKYENEVICYVNEPEVFELAEKNGTTRSYAAVELAIQKFKEQPMVLACGNAPTFIYAAINTLIKEKVNLDNVILLLFPVGFVNVVESKEYGRKFLEHFNAEGIILQGRYGASTMVVASLHAAYKLIKDFDTGQGKYNGK
- a CDS encoding sirohydrochlorin cobaltochelatase; translation: MKRYRHYSKGTAIILSCFGSVIEQEKYLAFEKFIQDSFQEIPVFTAFSSKMVIKELAKKGEVYKNLPQVMADVDMQGYKRYIVVSVNIFPTDEHEVLMRMVKGFREFSLANIRYTNPLLQKTKETSLYLKSLDEQIRKENEDVINLYIIHGVPVLNIGGLEAVSYAADFLKMINENNLACSLEGEFPFYAVKDAIKREILKRSKPDKRAKVQIVPMLLVSGNHYDKDMKEICEEVSEYADATIVPSITQDEKFNLIEQEEVREIFRKNIEIEIKKLGL
- a CDS encoding cobyrinate a,c-diamide synthase, translated to MKNKKALLISAIASNQGKTVLTMALLHHYKKSVCPFKCGPDFIDPQFHERIAKTPSVNLDGYMMNQEQLQWIFSRYFDKEVAVIEGVMGYYDGMDKGASAYDVAKSLHVNTLLLLDGGGSYITVAAVLQGMLSFRNDNTIKAIILNNISSVMHYELVKKHIEAECAGIVVCGWIQKGLETLEATHLGLDLKELDSSAIEEVSKEVLEHIEIEKLESVMQTVLEDVSDYPFKKIVQKDEKCVLVKDENFSFIYHDNIKFLQEIYKEVELISSTKDEKIPSDADVVILPGGYVETDAHYKNIKNSLAFKNSLQEHAKTKKIYAECAGLIYLGKVCDEKKMSEILPITFTLTNKRERLGYYKCELGDEPVKGHAFHYTKITQAPKTDIKLYKISKKSAKEGGYRQDNIFATYLHTMWRVNFPPYM